One genomic segment of Arachis duranensis cultivar V14167 chromosome 4, aradu.V14167.gnm2.J7QH, whole genome shotgun sequence includes these proteins:
- the LOC107484934 gene encoding uncharacterized protein LOC107484934 produces MNPSEMLHGQPIPSRGGPWRDICQLQIREPQIREQMIRGLSMEVGNGRTIRFWEDDCLNGGVLKDLFPRLFSVSNLIGSVIGDYEFWDGLEWIWSFQWRRQLFQWELELLNQLHERLRLVKLVTEREDRVVWKFDRTGIFSTKSFVQVMQDAVLPEEVTSYSFTSAIWRGFVPPRVELFSWFVLIERVNTKERLCRLGVINPLDNLCALCGKSIESAFHLFLGCEVTWQVWGAWLYALGREWSVPGTLKQHFESWTTVAPRKDERKRWLIGFFAVIWTIWLERNNRVFQNKGLAVQEITNRSFVFSNEWIGGASFGC; encoded by the coding sequence ATGAATCCGTCTGAGATGCTACATGGTCAACCTATTCCTTCAAGAGGGGGTCCGTGGAGAGACATTTGTCAGCTACAAATTCGAGAGCCACAAATCAGAGAGCAGATGATTAGAGGCTTgtcaatggaagtgggaaacgGTAGAACGATCAGGTTCTGGGAAGATGACTGTTTAAATGGTGGTGTCTTGAAGGATTTGTTCCCTAGACTCTTCTCGGTTTCAAACCTTATAGGATCTGTTATAGGTGACTACGAGTTCTGGGATGGGTTAGAGTGGATATGGAGCTTTCAGTGGAGGCGACAGTTGTTCCAATGGGAGTTGGAACTCTTGAACCAACTCCATGAGAGACTGCGTTTAGTTAAGCTAGTAACAGAGAGAGAGGATAGGGTGGTTTGGAAATTTGATAGAACTGGTATCTTCTCTACTAAATCCTTTGTGCAGGTCATGCAGGATGCAGTCCTTCCGGAGGAAGTAACAAGCTATAGCTTCACTAGTGCTATTTGGAGGGGTTTCGTCCCACCAAGAGTCGAATTATTTTCTTGGTTTGTTCTGATTGAGAGGGTGAATACCAAAGAACGACTGTGCAGATTAGGGGTCATTAACCCGCTTGATAATCTATGTGCCTTATGCGGTAAGTCTATTGAGTCTGCTTTTCATCTGTTTCTTGGGTGTGAGGTCACATGGCAGGTGTGGGGTGCTTGGCTTTATGCTCTTGGACGAGAATGGTCTGTCCCAGGTACACTAAAGCAACATTTTGAGAGCTGGACGACTGTTGCACCACGAAAGGATGAGAGAAAGAGGTGGTTGATTGGATTCTTTGCTGTAATCTGGACAATTTGGTTGGAAAGAAATAATCGGGTGTTCCAGAATAAAGGATTAGCAGTTCAGGAAATCACTAATAGGTCCTTTGTGTTTTCCAACGAGTGGATTGGTGGGGCATCCTTtggttgttga
- the LOC107484979 gene encoding LOW QUALITY PROTEIN: phosphoinositide phosphatase SAC8 (The sequence of the model RefSeq protein was modified relative to this genomic sequence to represent the inferred CDS: substituted 1 base at 1 genomic stop codon; added 26 bases not found in genome assembly) — translation MDIEPSLVGSAERFKLDHELELHEFEDKFVIKSLQSPNQGFWISRRDGNINFLTRSFHCRAXYEICSGSPSRTSTIYGVVGTIRLVVGTYVVVITSCKEVGSFLGYPVYRVMSMRVLACNDALKFSTGQEKKDEAYFMTLLNIVESTPGLYYSYETDITLNLQRRNKLVEGWMSKPLWKQADPRYIWNRHLSEELIECKLDRFIVPIIQGSFQVAELKLKDSLAMVTLVSRRCNRRLGTRMWRRGANLEGDAANFIETEQLLETERFRSSFLQVRGSIPLLWEQIVDLSYKPHLSVIKHEQTPLVVERHFSDLSQRYGEIIAIDLTEKHGEEGQLSAAYAAEMKNVPNVRYVPFDFHGHCKDSNFDNLEILYDQISEEFQLSRYFLIDREGNVLEEQKGVIRSNCVDSLDRTNVTQCYLAQKALNLQLQRIGVLSPSECISMFDEEYGKYRALWAEQGDEISLEYTGTHALKGDIVRYGKQTIFGMIKDGMSALSRYYLNNFHDGIRQDALDLISGHYTVNRNSLSPIGQNGFDPFSFLPVTSALIIGGLTATTLTVQQVGRNVHQYVSTAICAGITAGVMAILKANGRQFCSRPRLCGLL, via the exons ATGGacattgaaccctctttggtgGGTTCAGCTGAGAGATTCAAGCTAGATCATGAACTCGAATTGCACGAATTCGAGGACAAGTTTGTCATCAAATCCCTTCAATCGCCCAATCAAGGCTTCTGGATTAGCCGCCGCGATGGGAACATCAATTTCCTAACGAGATCATTTCATTGCAGAGCATAGT ATGAGATATGCTCTGGAAGTCCTTCAAGGACATCAACAATTTATGGTGTGGTGGGAACAATAAGACTTGTTGTAG GAACGTATGTTGTTGTAATAACCTCTTGCAAGGAAGTTGGAAGTTTCCTTGGCTATCCAGTATATCGTGTGATGTCTATGAGAGTACTTGCCTGTAATGATGCTTTAAAGTTTTCAACTGGGCAGGAA AAAAAGGATGAGGCTTACTTCATGACACTATTGAACATAGTGGAGTCAACGCCGGGTTTGTACTATTCGTATGAAACTGATATTACGTTGAA CTTGCAGAGAAGAAATAAGCTAGTGGAAGGGTGGATGAGTAAGCCATTATGGAAGCAG GCTGACCCTAGATATATCTGGAACAGACATCTTTCAGAGGAGCTTATCGAGTGTAAG CTGGACAGATTCATCGTGCCCATAATACAAGGAA GCTTCCAAGTAGCAGAACTGAAGCTAAAAGATTCACTTGCGATGGTAACATTAGTTTCGAGGAGATGTAATCGACGCCTAG GAACAAGAATGTGGAGAAGAGGAGCTAACCTTGAAGGTGATGCTGCCAATTTTATTGAAACTGAACAGTTGCTTGAAACTGAACGATTCAGATCTTCATTTTTGCAG GTTCGAGGCTCGATTCCTCTACTGTGGGAGCAGATTGTTGATCTAAGCTATAAACCACACCTTAGTGTCATTAAACATGAGCAAACG CCACTTGTAGTGGAGCGTCATTTCAGTGATCTATCACAAAGATACGGAGAGATAATAGCAATTGATCTAACCGAAAAA CATGGCGAAGAAGGTCAATTAAGTGCAGCATATGCTGctgaaatgaaaaatgtgccaaACGTGAG ATATGTGCCATTTGATTTCCATGGCCACTGTAAGGACTCAAACTTTGATAATCTGGAAATCCTGTATGACCAAATCTCTGAGGA GTTTCAGCTGAGCAGATACTTCTTGATAGATAGAGAAGGAAATGTACTAGAGGAGCAGAAAGGAGTTATTAGATCAAACTGTGTTGATTCCCTTGATCGAACAAATGTTACTCAG TGCTATCTGGCCCAGAAAGCCTTAAATCTACAGTTGCAGAGGATTGGGGTGCTTAGTCCTTCTGAGTGCATTTCTATGTTTGATGAAGAATATGGAAAGTATAGAGCAT TGTGGGCGGAACAAGGTGATGAAATAAGCCTCGAGTATACTGGGACTCATGCCCTCAAAGGGGACATAGTGAG GTATGGAAAGCAAACAATATTCGGAATGATTAAAGATGGGATGAGTGCACTTTCACGATATTACTTAAACAATTTCCATGATGGAATTCGACAG GATGCTTTGGATTTAATAAGTGGCCACTATACTGTCAATCGAAACAGTCTTTCTCCAATCGGGCAGAACGGCTTTGATCCTTTTTCT TTCCTCCCGGTGACATCAGCGTTGATAATTGGTGGTTTGAC TTGGGCGAAATGTGCACCAGTACGTGTCTACTGCAATCTGTGCTGGAATAACTGCTGGGGTTATGGCAATTCTCAAAGCTAATGGAAGGCAGTTTTGTTCAAGGCCCCGCTTGTGTGGTCTCTTGTAA
- the LOC107484978 gene encoding protein ZW2, translated as MADANAAMFITFLEEWMVRQRNYHQELLTAQENRHRLRDSDKMEIINRVLCHYEQYFEEKSKIAQRDIFLVFSPPWFSSLEKSFLWIAGFKPGKAFHLVNQAVRDLTNEQRRRLSQLSMETRMKERDLNDELAKAHESLASPPLVDTARTHGRACLSRARPTQARELEREADEGPPSELRAAMESVVTSADELRTNTALNVLQILRADQAVTFLTAVAELQLKIRSLGFEKDAQRAAAQNH; from the coding sequence ATGGCTGATGCGAATGCGGCGATGTTCATTACCTTCCTGGAAGAGTGGATGGTTCGCCAAAGAAACTACCACCAAGAGCTTCTGACTGCGCAGGAAAACCGTCATCGACTCCGAGATTCCGATAAGATGGAAATCATAAACAGAGTACTCTGCCACTACGAGCAATACTTCGAAGAGAAATCAAAAATCGCCCAACGCGATATCTTCCTAGTGTTCTCGCCACCGTGGTTCAGTTCCTTGGAGAAGTCGTTCCTATGGATCGCCGGGTTCAAGCCAGGAAAAGCATTCCACCTCGTGAACCAGGCGGTACGCGACTTGACTAACGAACAACGGCGCAGGCTGAGCCAGCTCAGCATGGAGACGAGGATGAAGGAGAGAGACCTCAACGACGAGCTGGCCAAGGCTCACGAGAGCCTCGCAAGCCCGCCGCTCGTTGATACGGCGAGAACCCATGGCAGGGCGTGTCTGAGTCGCGCGAGGCCCACGCAGGCCCGAGAATTAGAAAGAGAAGCAGATGAAGGTCCTCCAAGCGAGCTTCGTGCGGCAATGGAGAGCGTTGTGACAAGTGCGGATGAACTGAGGACAAATACGGCATTAAATGTGCTGCAGATATTGAGGGCAGATCAGGCGGTTACTTTCTTGACAGCTGTTGCTGAGCTTCAGCTTAAGATCAGGTCCTTGGGGTTTGAGAAGGACGCACAAAGGGCAGCTGCTCAAAATCATTGA